Part of the Toxotes jaculatrix isolate fToxJac2 chromosome 1, fToxJac2.pri, whole genome shotgun sequence genome, GGGGATCACAAAAGTCTTCGGGCTTCGTCTTCTGGGGGCTTTGAATGTCTGCTCAAAATTTCACttcaatccatccagtagttatAGAGATATTTAACCCAGTAGACCAGTGTTTCCATTCCTAAAGCCATTTTGCTAtcatggttaaaaaaacatgtaCCTGATGCTCCAGACAGTTAGAATGAGGCTTGTGTACGTATCCGACGGTAACCATTACAAACCATTACAAACGAAATGAGCTATCATGCATGGTTTATACTCAGCTGACCCACGTCCAAGCAACATGGACACATCAGGTTTGTATGTGTCACACTGTCCGGATTTACGGGAAGAGGTTATAAAGAATTCATTGCGATTGATATTGCTTTTCAGTTATGTTATTGGTTCTGCTGTAAATTACTGACATCCATGGTGCTGACCCTTGACCCTGTGAAGTCAGAATAGTTAGAGCCCTGCTCGGATCTGAGCAAAAGCTAAGTCACAGTTTTAACAGTTACAGATTTATTACTGCGCCTCAACAGTTTTCACTTCTGTTACTTATTGGTTAAGTCCAGTTGCTGTCATTTACAGCAAAAACCTTACATGCTACACCAATTACTTAGATTATTTTAGTCATGAGCTGTCATGTTGAACACCTTCAGAATTCTAATAAATCCATTTTGTGAGTGGATTTTTGTAGCTCAGTCTAAATACTACAGTTTTAATGCATTAAAACCTTGACAATTATTcacatcaaatgttttttttttctttttcaaacacAATGGTTatactaaaaaagaaaatattcaacACATTTTTCGACACAGACCTTCAGATGCAGATAAATGGTAGCagagaaaaaaagctaaatttcATAAACAGTTGACAACTTAGCAGTACTGGTGCCATGTTTAAATGTGAACTGCACTGTTCCATTTGAATTGATTAGCTGGGACAAtatactgctttgtttttgcagcAGTTATAGCTAAATTGATCTATTAGCATTTCCATTATTGACCTTTATGTCAATGAGCAATTAACGAGTTGGCAATCAATTGTACCCAACAGCAGGCTAAACCAAGGGCTCCAAGTAATATGAGACAATATTCTGTTCATCTTATGTACCAACAGACCAACAAAGTAGACAACAATTTTTCACTTGTCATTTGACAACATCAAAAAATTCTGTGTCTTGATGCAGTATTGTTTTGACACTAGAAAGATTGTTTTGTGCTTCATATAGTACAAATCTGTAAAATGATGTCTAAATAATACAGCTGCTGTCTTGACGCAATACATAAGCAGACATTGTTCAATTCGGCATCTGAAAATCTGATTGCTGCCCAGGGAAGCTACTAAATTGTTCCAAACTCCAGGAAGTCGAGGAAAACTTGACTCTAATCAAGCTTGTTGaggttttctttaaaatttGCCAGGCAGCTGCTGGTGGGAAAGGAGTTAATTACAACTGACAACTCAGTAACATTATGAGAAAGGATTTAATGCAAAATTTGCAGTGTGTGGGCACTTGAGTTGGGGGATACCACCAGTATAAAGTGCTGCCATGTGGAGAAAAGGAATAGCTTCATTGTTTCTGCAGAAACTGTTCCTCCCTGTCATGACTGTGTGATGATTAAAATATAACTCGGAGTGTTAAACTGCTctttacagtgaaataaaaacagaacttaAGACTATAATGTGTTCTTTACAGATGTGCTTTAGTTTTTGCAAGGAGGCTTTTTGTCAGAAACTTCTTCTgtagcttttctgtttttaatccaCAAAGTTAAAGACATTAACAATAGATATCACCTGTCTCCACTGTCTCCACAAGCTGCTTAACATTGCCCGTCGATGCATCTCTTCTTAATAAATATCACCCTCTTGTGGTATGTGAACTCTTTCACAAGCACAAGTCTTCAGTACTATTTTGTGAAAGAAAGAGCTCATTTCAATTGAAGGAGTGTTTCCTTCAGACCATCATTAATTTCTGTCAGATAATCTTTGCACAATTACATTTACACTTGTTGCCTTTATCATATTTTTGTGTTATAAAAAGGCCATGCATACTGATAAGAATAATGTAAattctttgtttgctttgtttgtctgACAATGACTGAAGTTTTAACTGAGAAggatttgttattattattgatattgATTAACAAGTTCAAAAGAACCTTTTAATCTTAAAATAGGACTAGTCATTAAAGGCCCTGCACAAAAATAAAGGTGTTACTAACAACATGAACAATGGCTCTGTtgtattcaagtgtcccagtaaatCATATAACCTTTGTGTAATCAGATGGTCACATTCACAGAGTCACAAATCAAGATCTCTTTTGCAGGAGAGACCTGAGTACtgcagataaaatgaacaagcaAACATAGCCAGGCTTAACAAAAGCATATACTTGTGCCTAATACCTCATACATGACTTTGTGCCATGGTCACACAGCCAGGTAAAAGTCTTAAAGTCTCCAACATTAAAGTGAAATAgtgaaatataaacacataatGACTTCTGAACAGACTCAGTTGTCACATACATGTCCACctgcatatacatatatacttaCACTCTTGAGTACATCTCATGTCTACAGTCATGTAAACAACACATACAAAGTGaactacacacagaaacacatgcacaccactTCTGCTGTTTTTACCCCGAATCTGTTTTGTCTACTTATTAATTTAATACCTTTAACTCGAGCCAAATCTTTTAAGCTTAGCTGAACGAAATAAGCTTCAGCTAGACACCCTGTGTACATTACATCTGCTACATTGCTTCTCCCTTTCTGTTTAATAACATGTGCAAATAAATAGCACCAATACTATCCACACAGGAGACACATGTATCGGGATTCAACGAGTCAGAAGACCACcagtgaaaacagaagcagctgcatttttaaaaaaagcatgaCGTGATGAAGCAGAGGCTGATGCCTCGCAGCGACTTTGTTTGAAGGATCTAAGATTGCAAGAAAAATTCTTTGCCTTGCTGGAATTTCCTGAAAATGCAAGTCTCAGGATTCTATCTGAAACAAGCTGTTTTGATAGAGGAAGAAATTCTAAATCTCAATAAAAGTCCAGCAGCCGAGAATCTTCAACAGAGAGCGGCTGCATAGaaaaactgagatttttttctcaaacagAATTATGGATACATATCTTCACAAAGACTGTTATGTGAAGATACTTCTTTtagtgtgtatgcgtgtgtgtgttctctagCAGCAACGCTTGTGAATTAAATACATTTGGGGTTATTTGGATTTGGATGAGCCACATATTTTACTAACAATTTAAACAAGAATTAGTCTCCTGTGACAACAAATAGCCTTAGGCTTATGAAACTCTTCTAAAATGATTTCACAGACTCTTTCTGACATGATAAAACACCAGAGGAAGTAGTGGGTCAACTGATATGACAGACAAAGCAGTTACATACTAGTGGATTTCTGTTGTGTGTCCAGGAGTAATAAGGTTAAAGGATCATTTTTAGCATTTCACTATTCAAGATAAGTTGCTTAGTTTAAGCCAGACCACTCTGAGATGCGTCCTAATATAATCTTCGATTCCAGGCAGCATGACGAGATTAGCAGTCTGGCAAATACACAGAAGAGATGCCTCATAACATGTTTGTCATTCTGGCAAGTTAACTAAGATTTATACAAACAATCCTCTGTTTGTCATCCAGGGAAGTGTACAAACTCCAGCCAGAAAACTCCACAGCCATGTGCCAAGAGAAAACAAGCAATTAATCTCAAACGTTGTCTGTTGGACAAGTCATGAAGGCCAATCTCCTCATAAACCCCACGCCAAGGAAAAACAATATCTCATGACGTGTCACGAAACCTTCTCATAAGGCATCATTTATAACGGATTTATGAGCTGTAATTAAAGAATGTCTCACTGGTTAATGCATCATTTGCTGAACTGTTATAAACCATGAATAAGAAAATCATGAcacttttttaaattctttaaacCTGTAATGGACTGTTTGACCCCATCTGGACCAAAATCCATTTCTGAATGGTTTATTGTTTACAGCTACAGAGTTGATAGATTGCAGAACCAATGATTTATTCACATATATAACTGAAAGTGACTAACTTTTGACAATGGCTCATTAGAAATCAATAACAGCCATGTTATTactcaaacattttatttaaatgggacacactgacaaacaataGAATTTGAACTTCTCAATTGTCAAACAGTCCATTAACTGAAGCTAAAAAGATGAGCACAGTGTTGTGTCGgaggaggattttccacaacTTGGCAGCCTAAAGGTTAGTGGCCAACAAATGATCTATAAAGtattagtaaatgatttattaagcATTAATAAAACTAGTACTTACAGCTTATAACCCCTTTCACTAATGGTGCCTTACTCATTGATTCATCCTGTGGGGAAatgtgtaccaaatttcatgatAATCCATCCAACATTTGTCGAGATAAATGAGGAAAAGTCATCTATCACTACAAATGTTTGTGTCAATCCTTCTATGAAATGTTGCGTTATTTCCCTGGAGAAGTGAAAACCTTGACCCACTGGTGCGGTAAgtgctacacaaacacatacctcATTACTGTCAGAGGCTGGAGGTGGATTTGGCAAGAGGTAAAAGGTTGGTAATCatgaaaacatgttaaatatatACTCAAACTCATGTTTTTATATGTGcaaataatatttttgaaaccgcattttttttattgaatcaaataaaataaaattgcattAAATTCTGTAACTGTGACTTTTGTGAAAATTTGTCTCTCGTGGTGGGAAAATCCAATATAAAATCATTGTAGTTAATGTAATATAACTTTCATTGGATTTAATGAAAGGTGTAATTCAGTTGACTTCATACATGGCCAGTGAGGTGCCTTTGCTTCTGTAGCAGCTTGCTGGATGAATCAAATGCTTTTAATACAGATTATTATTGGTTGTTGAAGTCGCTGTGCTGTACGTTTAATAGACTGAGTGTATTAAAGGCTATAAGGCCGACTCTGAGCTAAAAGCTTTACCTGCACAAAAAAGTTTCCCAAGAAGTTTGTTCAGCAGCTGCATTTACAAAACTGTGGACTTTACATGATGAACAAGTTTCTTCACTGGCACACTGTGAGTGCAGTATGCAATTATAATTCTGTCGGTGTGAATCAAGAACTATGATGGTGACAAGAGAATCAACACACAGCCCCCCTACAACTGACTGGATGACTTTACTCGGTTGTCAAGGTCTTGCTTTTCATGGTTGTTCTGAAAATACTGTCCAACTTTTCCTAAATTATCCACCAACATTTCAGAAACAAATCTGTCATGCAGCTGCTCTGTATGagtcattttatatttacaacACTAATGGTTTTTCATGAAGGCTCAATCAGTTCTCATTTGGTGTTTCACAGGGCCTGTATTTATCAAACCTAAGAAGATCTACACTTAATAATGCTATAAAGTACCAACTTAAAAGGTAAAAAAGTTCTTTGTTGAGTGTGACCAAAAAGACACATTCATCAAGTGACTTCCTCCGACTTACAGCAAAGAGTAAAAGTCACTTGATCGCAACTCACATGATCACAAATATACTCAGAGAAGGAATAGTcaagcagaaagacagactgacccTACATCTGCCAATTGTTCATTCCATTTGTGTGAAATCTGTAAATCTCCAGGAATAATTAACGTGGGAAATTAACCACAATCTAATACATTTACCATATAATGTCTGAATATCTTAAGGGATATGGGATGAAATGATAGGAAATTGCAATACATTCTGCTGTTATTAAAAAGGAGAATTTAGTGCCACACTGACAAGTGCATACAATGAAGATGCTTAGACAGTTATagtaaataaaatcaacacaaGATCGattcttgttgtttctttacACCCCTGACTGCTCAATTATTAATTATACTGCTCCAGCCAgtgtattattatcattatcaagAAACCTCTGCAGCTTTTAGAtgtttaataaagtttttattcttAAGTTTGTGTGGAGGAGTAAAATTGAAGGATtattacttttgtctttctcttcagcacaaaatttgacttttatcaGTTTGATGAATGTGGCCCAGAGTGACATCTCGTGGTGGAAAAGGACTGAGTCGCCCTCTAGTGTTAAATGTTCCTTCCTCAATCTCTTCAACCCCACCAATCAACCGGTAGGTCCGTCAATACAAACTCATGCTTTGCTGCCAAACTTTGCTCAGcctcacagagaaacattttaaattctagTAAAGATTCCAGTATTTccataaaaaacaaatatgtcaTCCAATGGAATGATGAACTGAAGAGCTGGAACAAACTGTTCAATATGTGATACTGTGTCAGACAATTAAATCCTTTTTCCAACATTTAAACTACTATAGTAAAAAATAATGGGGAAACTGGACTTTATGAGGTTAAACAGTAACGGCTTGAATTTACTAACTTAGTCTGCATTTAGTATTTAAAACTTAGATTAGATCTCAGGCAGCATCAGTAGATTTTGATTGCCTTAGCGAAGCAGACAAAGCCATATTTTATAGCTATTTTGCATGAATTGCAATCATTatcttttaattatttatacCAAATTAATAATAGATTGAACCGTTAAATGGCTAGTGTTCCCCTTAGTTGAGATTAGCCTCATTATCCATGATGCATGTGTGCTGCTTCTACAGTGCAGTCTGTTTGACACTAATGGAGCAGAGCAGACTGTTAATTTGtattagagctgcaacgataaattgattaatcagttagtcgATTGAAAGAAAATTCATCAGTAACTATTTTGATGAAGGATCAATCTTTTCGTtaatttttcaagtaaaagtgtcaaacatttgctggttgaAGCTTCTCAAATGaaaggatttgctgcttttctttatctAATATTTTAgtaatctgagaaaaaaatcttcagaTGAATCAATAAAATAGAAATCAATAGAAATAGTTGTTAGTTTCAGCCCTAATGTGTAGTAGATGCTGGTGAAAAATAGCAATAATACCGTTAATGGCAGTTAAGCAAGTCTCCTTATCATGAATATGCACATTATTTATCACCCTAATAGAGTCATGTGGACAAGGAGTGAGACagtgatgcagagagacagtgctCCCTCTTGATAACCACTGGCATGGATTTCTATTTGGCAGACAAATGCTCCACTTAGACTCATATTTTTCATCATCTTCTcctcacattgttttatttagaCACTTGCagctaaataaaacaatatgacCGTTGATACCGTTGATCTCCAAGTGGATTGTGGCTGGTATGTGATGAGAGACCCGTCCCATCAACCTTtattcaagtattttttttataaacttgTATCAACAGTTCAACTGAAAATGGCAATTTACACACCCTACTGTTGGCCACTGGCACCAGACTAGTGGCTCTGCTTCCCCCTTGTGGATACACCCTTGGCAGCCTCAGACTGAGCTCTCCCACTGGAGAGAGGAATGGTCGCAGGGTTTTACCTTCTGAGTGGAGGtctgacaacacaaacaagaaacCACCAGTTTCTTATTTGTGCAAGTATGAAGTGTTTCAATgtgtaagaaataaaaagctTGAGAAGAtctatgtttatttttcatataaatACCAAGATTCAAAATAACCGCATAATTTTTTATTACATATGACTTAGAAAAATTGCAGTACTTTATACACAAAACTGTAGCTTTACTGTATTCTGCTGTTATTATTCAATCTATAACTATAAACCTgtaatttgttttggttttactctATAGTATTAAATACTATGGTAGTTATCAGCCTTttccccaaaacaaacaaaaaagagtGAATCCCTGTTTTATGTATTGTGTTCTTTTCCCCTGtgtcacatctttttttttctcttacataCCATTTATTATTGTGTCTTTGTCCATGTCCCATGTGGGACTgaatttgttattgttttggctttctcttcttttctgtcttttttttttgcctgttcTTGTTTTGCGAAAAATTGGGGACAAATGTATTATGTGCATGTTGTTTTATAacataataaaatcaaacaaaatccaAGAGCTCCACATACCAGCTGGACAAGGTTTTGAGTAAGGTGGAGGTTTAATAGTGACACTtgtgcacagacaaacatgttGCATCCCTTTACCACGACATGTGCTGAGTTGGAAAAACATCTTATAGTATTGTAAGTATAACATTAACCATGTAAACTTAAGTTAACAAACAACCAAACTTCAACAACAAAACCCCACCCAGTTTTACAAGGGCGGCTCCATTGGCCCGTGTGTCTGTAAATCCGTTCCCTCTTTATTTGGCCGCTGCCATTGGCCGGCGGTGACGACAATCCCGAGCCGTGCTCCCGCCCACCGAGCGGATCAAGTTTGAATGAACAACAGCAGTCTGTTCTGGAGGTGGTAGTTGGATTTGCAGTAATTATTAAAAGTGTGTATCATATCACGGGCGCGCTTGATCGAGGATGGACATGAAGAAAAGGATTCATCTAGAGTTGCGGAACCGCACTCCGTCAGATGTAAGTTGGCCTCGCATCCCGCTGGTAATGTTTCACACTCAGCTAATGGAGAATCTTTCGTGTGATGTCTTGGTGCTGGGGATACAAAGTTTCCTACAAGTTAAAAGATGATGGAGCCGTCGGGTCACATTGTTGCCTCGCGATCGTGTTTGCGGCCGGCAGGTGCTGCAGGTACGCGGGTCCAACTTTTGTGCGGCTCGGAGCTCACGTTCTGGATGTGCAGTTTGAGAATGCAGCAcggctttgctttgctttgcttttttttttttttttttttttaatgccagcGGTATAAACAAGGCAAGCGGTATGAGAAGCCATATTTGTAACTTTTGATCTACGAACGCGCCCCTTTTCCTTTAAAACCCgcgttgttgttgttatttaccGGTTGTTTGATGTGCTATCTGCAGGCTTTGAGTGGGAAATGCGTTTAccgaaacattttttttttttttttttttagccgtGCACTTGGCGCGTTAAGGATGCGGATACTCAAAGTCATGAAATTATTAACGATGCATAAAGATCACAGCCTCGATCTGTCGCCTTACAACTGCATCCCAGACCTAAGGTTACTCAGCCCGTCCTGCTGAAGTCGTTTATCATTTTATTCCTGCAGGAAGCGCATTCGGGCGGCTTACGGAGCCCGCAGCCCGTGCAGCCCACAGCCGGAGACGCGGTGCGCGCAGATGGCCGAAAGAAAGCGGCGTTAGCGCGGACCGTTATCAGCCACGGGGCTGGGCGACAACACGGAGAGacgagacacaaacacagccccGCTCCGTTGTTGTCTGCCCGCCGTGTTCATTCGCCCGTTTCAGCGCGGACCCTCGGTCGTCTGCGACCCGAGAGGTCCTGCCTTAATGGAACCAAATTGCCGAGCCGCGTTGTTGCTCTAGTTTTCCAGAACTAGGACACGCCGCCATTTTACCGAGAAACAAAGGCAAACCCGAAATACACCGAAATATCCCGTTCATTCGACACAAATGACGAACGATTCATCATACCTTCTTAATAATAGGAGTCTACACACGCCACCAATCCAATCGGCAACTGTTTAGCACAAGCAACAATCAAACGTTTGCCTGGCAGCTATCTAATCGGCTTTAGCTGCCCCTCCTACTCACAAATGACCCTGTGCACGACTCGTAGGTCTGTTTGGCTCCGACTTGTTTTGACTAATGTGCATCTGCGCCGCTCACACTCGTCTCTTATTACACTTTAACTCGGTAaccagtaaaaataaataaataaaaaataaaccctGACAACCCGCCGGAGTATGTCCGTTTgtgctgggggaaaaaaagtagaTAAATGGGATATTTACATAATGGGAGTGAGAGACCAGTGCGTTGAAATGTGTGCAGGCTAAAGATTATTGATGTAcggtttatttgtttatttatttatttttgtagtcCCGCTCCtcgctgctgattggctgagtcACTTTCAGGGCCGCGGTAAAATATCCGATAACAGCACACCTGTGACCGCACATCAGACTATTTAAATATCAATGCGCCGGATCAAAAATCGTCCCTTATATATTGTATAATACACAGCTGCATTCAAAAGTGTGGGCCAACCTGGGCGAGTTTCTATCAGCTTTTCTTTAAACGTTAATTCACAGTTACTTTTCATTTAATGAACTTAATAAATAAGTAATTAGCCACTGATTGTGGCGTGTGTGGTAACCTCAACTACATAGCCTTCATTGtagtttaattattttattatttcctcAGGGACCCAGAAACCAACCACAGCTCAAGAGGTGAAATGATTTAGTTGATTGAAAGAAAATTATTGGCAACAATTTTGAaaattgattaattattttaagtatttttctaagcaaatatgacaaaaaattagcaccagcttctcaaatgtgaataatTGCTAATTTCCTGGTTTACGCTTTAAAAAATACCTGTCATATATATTGATCATGAAAATATTTACTGGTTGCAGCCTTGACACAGGCTTCCTCTTTAAGACCAGGGCGGGAGGACAGAGGACCTGTcatagtttttatttaattcagagATGTAAAGTTCTAACAAATTATATAGACAATTATTTATACTTAAAGAAACAAGCTGAAGCTTTTGAAGAATTGCTCTCACAGTCCACTGATAtgaacatcactgaaaataTCTCAGAACTCGAAGCGATCTGCAGGAAGAGCGGGTGAAAACTCCTAAATCAGGAATAGAAAGACTCCGAAGTTTCAAGCTGTGAAATCTGCCGAAGGGggatggagggggtgggggggttactAAGTACTGTGTAACAgtgcattaacatttgaagaaaggctcctttttaatgtctgtttgctgcaggggttGTATTTACTACTTTTCacttcataaataaacaaaatgtgtaaTTTGCCCCAGACGTTTGCATGCAGCTGTATAAAGTGACACCCACCATGTTTAGCTATTTCTGAGGGACTATGCTGATGGATGAACATTTTAGTATCTCTTCAACAGTTTAGTACTTAGTACTTAGTGTTCTATCCTTTTTTATTTAGAGTGGTGTGTAATCGGTCTTACAAAACCATAACAGTGGCGGGAGAAGAACAGATTATTTTTACATAAGTAAAATAACAATACCAACAcaagacaataaaaataatcctGCATAGTTACAAAGACCTGCTTTCAAAATTTTGCTCAAGTACAAAAGTAATATCAGCAGACTTTActtaaaagtataaaaaataaaagacctCAGAGTCCATCAGAGTGTTATATTGTTGTTATATTACAATTGATTCGTCgatcaacagaaaacattttctttctagcgtctcagatgtgaggatttgatgctttaCTGAGTCAtaaatgacagtaaactgaatatttttttgattTAGACTGTTGGTCTGACAAAAATGACGTTTTAAAATGTCCCCTTGGTCTGTGGGAAATCTTTTTTCACTGAATTTATCgataaattgaaaaaaatcatgaaaataatcattagctgctgaCCTAGTGTCCATTTTTGGTCTGCTATTACTGATATATCACTGAGCATTATGTCActttatatactttatatacttctattaaactattaaaacaaagcttttatcCAAAGATTTTTAACCTTGAAATAGTGTTAACTTaaatttttgtttctgttttgacagAAAATGGCACTTTGTATTTGACttttgacatattttttaactgattttTCAAATTGGACACATGCTGACCATATGTATTAATTTGTTCTACAGGTCAAAGAACTTGTGCTAGATAACTGTCGCTCAAATGAAGGCAAGATCGAGGGTCTAACAGATGAATTCGAAGAGCTGGAGTTTCTAAGCACAATCAACGTTGGATTGACGACAGTTGCGCACTTGCCAAAGCTAAATAAACTCAAAAAGGTCGGTGTTTTTCTACACAAAACATGTCTGTGACTTTAGGCTTCAAGGTGTGTGCACGTTTTGACTGTTTAATTGATCCACAGCTTGAACTCAGTGATAACAGGATCTCAGGTGGGTTGGAAGTTCTGGCAGAGAAGTGCCCCAACCTCACACATCTCAACCTCAGTGGCAACAAGATTAAAGACCTCAGCACAATAGAACCATTGGTAAGCAAGTCTGAAAAATACTTacaatatacacagtatacaaaGCAGCTGGCTGTGTTATTTATCGAACTTGATTGTTCTGTTAACAGAAAGAATTGGGGACCCTGAAAAGCCTAGATCTGTTTAACTGTGAAGTGACAAACCTGAACGAATACAGAGACAACGTATTCAAGCTACTACCCCAGCTCACGTACCTGGATGGGTACGACAAAGACGACAAAGAGGCACCGGATTCTGACGCTGAGGTTTACGCAGAGGGCTTGGATGATGACGAGGAAGATGAAGATGGTAAGTTTGAGGCTACTGCCCAAGTGCGTCACATACAGTCATGTTTATAGCTGTGCTTTTTCTTGCATCTCCTAAAGTTGCTTATTTTGGCGTTTGAGCATTTGGCTCGTAATTAACCACCAGCCGGTTTCACCCAGATGTAGATGAGGAAGATTATGATGAAGATGCAGCACcaggagacgaggaggaggaagagggagaggaagatgaagaggagaatgaagaagaggaagaggaggacctCAGTGGAGAGGTGGGAGGAGAATAAATGAGATTTGCTTTCCACAATTGTTAAAAATGTGGAGTCAGAAATAACCATATGAActtttactgtcttttttttttaaaaaggaggaagaggacgaagACTTGAATGACAGAGAGGTTGacgatgaggatgatgaaggtGAGTAAAATGGTGGCTGACTTTAACTCAGAAGCTTTCTCCCAATTCCATGCTACGTGCTAAGTGGATACAGCACTTAGCTGTATCCACAGTTATAGTAAACAGTTACAGTAAACTGTTTTTTGCAGTTCCTGTAAAAGAAATCAGCATACTGTGCAATTTCCTTGTAAACAAAGCTATGTTATGCTTTTGTTGGTCCATGGCGACGCTTCTTTCCATGCTTACCACTAGGGGTGTCCCGATCCGATATTAATATCGGATATCTGTCCGATAACAGCCAAAACACGACTATCGGATTTTATCGGACTCCATCTAAAATCTCCGATATAAGCGCTCCGATAAGCAGTCCATTTTCTGCTCCAGCACTTCTATCCATAGGCGACTCTGGTTCACACTCCAACACAGTAGGTGGCGGTAATGCACCTTAACGTTGGTGCCACCCGCCAGAAAtgccaaagaagaagagcaccCGGCTCCAGCCAATAGAGCGTCTCTGATCCAGCATGCAGAGCCCACGtgatcacaacaacaacaacgtgtGTGCGCTACTGTGGGATGTCAGCCGTGTGGCAAGATTTTACCGTAAACTCGGACAAAGACGTTGCAGCTGAGTGCAACACTTGTCATGCACAAGTTTCCCGTGGTAGCACAGAACCGGGAAAATTTAATACGACCAACCTTATCGCGCATTTGAAGTAGCATCACAAAAAATAGCATGAGGATTTTCGCAAGATCACCGAGGCGAAGAAACAACAAACCTCTGGCTCCCTCAGACAACCAACGCTGGCCGAAACATTTGCAAAGCGTGACAAACTCCCACGGGACGGCAAAAAGGCACTGGCTATAACAGAAAACCCAGCCCAGTTTATTGTGCTTGATGACCACCCCTGTCGGTGGTGAGTAATGTTTAAACGCTTAATTGAGCACCTCGAGCCTCGCTATATTATTCCTAGCCGCCACTACATTGTCGACAAAACTATACCCCAGATG contains:
- the anp32a gene encoding acidic leucine-rich nuclear phosphoprotein 32 family member A isoform X1, which produces MDMKKRIHLELRNRTPSDVKELVLDNCRSNEGKIEGLTDEFEELEFLSTINVGLTTVAHLPKLNKLKKLELSDNRISGGLEVLAEKCPNLTHLNLSGNKIKDLSTIEPLKELGTLKSLDLFNCEVTNLNEYRDNVFKLLPQLTYLDGYDKDDKEAPDSDAEVYAEGLDDDEEDEDDVDEEDYDEDAAPGDEEEEEGEEDEEENEEEEEEDLSGEEEEDEDLNDREVDDEDDEEEERGQKRKRELDDEGEEDEDD
- the anp32a gene encoding acidic leucine-rich nuclear phosphoprotein 32 family member A isoform X2 yields the protein MDMKKRIHLELRNRTPSDVKELVLDNCRSNEGKIEGLTDEFEELEFLSTINVGLTTVAHLPKLNKLKKLELSDNRISGGLEVLAEKCPNLTHLNLSGNKIKDLSTIEPLKELGTLKSLDLFNCEVTNLNEYRDNVFKLLPQLTYLDGYDKDDKEAPDSDAEVYAEGLDDDEEDEDDVDEEDYDEDAAPGDEEEEEGEEDEEENEEEEEEDLSGEEEEDEDLNDREVDDEDDEEERGQKRKRELDDEGEEDEDD